One Acidobacteriota bacterium genomic region harbors:
- a CDS encoding proline--tRNA ligase produces MSEQQQSKGQGNKGGGKGEQFVTAITSQTEDYSRWYLDVVLRAELADYTPGLKGCMTIRPYGYAIWERIQQLLDARLKATGHVNAYFPLFIPESLLMKEAEHVEGFAPEVAWVTHGGKEKLEEKLAIRPTSEVIIGTMYARWLQSWRDLPILINQWANVVRWEKVTRPFLRTTEFLWQEGHTVHETEAEAEEETLKILGVYKEFVETELAMPVIEGKKSDAEKFAGASKTYSIEALMGDGRALQAGTSHNLGQNFAKAFEIKFQGRDKVEQHAWTTSWGVSTRLIGGLIMVHGDDSGLVLPPNIAPYQVVIVPIPRGNWQETVLPHARAIRDQLVAAGVRVMLDDRDAYTPGWKFADWEMRGVPVRLEIGPKDIEKEQVVLARRDTREKAFVPNATLVSQVEGWLADIQTALFEKARRTRDERTHYTESYEEFKALMAGARPGFVFAPWCDDAAVEAQVKAETQATIRNYPFEAPAFAGKHCLVTGRPATVMACFAKAY; encoded by the coding sequence AAGGGACAGGGCAACAAGGGCGGCGGCAAAGGGGAGCAGTTCGTCACGGCCATCACGTCGCAGACCGAGGACTACTCGCGCTGGTACCTCGACGTGGTGCTGCGCGCGGAGTTGGCCGACTACACGCCGGGTCTCAAGGGGTGCATGACGATCCGGCCGTACGGCTATGCGATCTGGGAGCGCATCCAGCAGCTCCTCGACGCGCGCCTCAAGGCCACCGGACACGTCAACGCCTACTTTCCGCTTTTCATTCCCGAGAGCCTCCTGATGAAGGAGGCCGAACACGTCGAGGGCTTCGCGCCGGAAGTCGCGTGGGTCACGCACGGCGGCAAGGAGAAGCTCGAGGAGAAGCTCGCGATCAGGCCGACGTCGGAGGTCATCATCGGCACGATGTACGCCAGGTGGCTGCAGTCGTGGCGCGACCTGCCCATTCTCATCAACCAGTGGGCCAACGTGGTGCGCTGGGAGAAGGTGACGCGGCCGTTCCTGCGGACCACGGAGTTCCTCTGGCAGGAAGGCCACACGGTGCACGAGACCGAAGCCGAGGCCGAGGAGGAGACGCTGAAGATCCTCGGCGTCTACAAGGAGTTCGTCGAGACCGAGCTCGCGATGCCGGTGATCGAGGGGAAGAAGAGCGACGCGGAGAAGTTCGCCGGCGCATCGAAGACCTATTCGATCGAGGCGTTGATGGGTGACGGCCGCGCGCTCCAGGCCGGTACGTCGCACAACCTGGGACAGAACTTCGCGAAGGCGTTCGAGATCAAGTTCCAGGGCCGCGACAAGGTCGAGCAGCACGCGTGGACCACGTCGTGGGGCGTGTCCACGCGCCTCATCGGCGGGCTGATCATGGTGCACGGCGACGACAGCGGCCTGGTGCTGCCGCCCAACATCGCGCCGTACCAGGTGGTGATCGTGCCCATCCCGCGCGGCAACTGGCAGGAGACGGTGCTGCCGCACGCGCGCGCGATCCGTGACCAGTTGGTGGCGGCAGGCGTCCGCGTGATGCTCGACGACCGCGACGCCTACACGCCCGGCTGGAAGTTCGCCGACTGGGAGATGCGTGGCGTGCCCGTGCGCCTCGAAATCGGCCCCAAGGACATCGAGAAAGAGCAGGTCGTGCTCGCGCGCCGCGACACGCGCGAGAAGGCGTTCGTGCCCAACGCCACGCTCGTCTCGCAGGTCGAAGGCTGGCTCGCCGACATCCAGACGGCGCTCTTCGAGAAGGCGCGGCGCACGCGCGACGAACGGACGCACTACACGGAGAGCTACGAGGAGTTCAAGGCGCTGATGGCGGGCGCGCGTCCCGGCTTCGTCTTCGCGCCGTGGTGCGACGATGCGGCCGTCGAGGCGCAGGTCAAGGCCGAGACGCAGGCCACGATTCGCAACTACCCGTTCGAGGCGCCCGCCTTCGCGGGCAAGCACTGCTTGGTCACGGGACGTCCGGCCACCGTGATGGCCTGCTTCGCCAAGGCGTACTGA
- a CDS encoding HEAT repeat domain-containing protein: protein MPPSRPGQARTLLDQLLTSQDPVVVEATVARLAIIGRAALRQAVQRIGAAPDAHRPRLLRVLERIGDPGILSTVRPFLAHDDADVATAAVDAMGALLDASDSHVSATALDALTATLLDTSRPDIVRLRAFDAITGTADRSSTYDTDIVEPLRAQLRRDTSAALREAAGGDQDGAGEHGGDIDRAPDAELDAILARDLPGSPEEFRLLIAAAGTDAPLTTIHRAIERVRAHETSVAADDVEPWRVVRATAHLALAARGSRLAVYDLREALEKLGAHTPVGMLSALQQVGDASVLDEVADAWQATGDPWFRDQLVAIFRAVVARERITKRHAIAKKLAARLPEASAALWG, encoded by the coding sequence GTGCCGCCCTCACGCCCAGGTCAAGCCAGGACACTGCTCGACCAACTCCTGACCAGCCAGGACCCGGTAGTGGTCGAAGCCACGGTGGCGCGGCTGGCCATCATCGGCAGGGCCGCGTTGCGACAGGCGGTCCAGCGCATCGGCGCCGCGCCTGACGCGCATCGGCCGCGCCTGCTGCGCGTGCTCGAACGCATCGGCGATCCGGGCATCCTGTCGACAGTCAGACCGTTCCTCGCTCATGACGATGCCGACGTGGCCACGGCGGCCGTCGACGCGATGGGGGCGCTGCTCGACGCCAGCGACAGCCACGTCTCAGCCACAGCGCTCGACGCCCTCACTGCCACGCTGCTCGATACGTCGCGACCCGACATCGTGCGCCTCCGTGCCTTCGACGCCATCACCGGCACCGCCGACCGCTCCTCCACCTACGACACCGACATCGTCGAACCGCTGCGCGCGCAACTGCGTCGCGACACATCGGCGGCCCTGCGGGAAGCGGCAGGTGGCGATCAGGACGGTGCAGGCGAGCACGGAGGTGACATCGACCGGGCACCAGATGCCGAACTCGACGCGATCCTCGCGCGCGATCTCCCGGGCAGTCCCGAGGAGTTCCGCCTCCTGATTGCCGCCGCGGGCACCGACGCGCCGCTGACGACCATCCATCGCGCGATCGAGCGCGTGCGCGCGCACGAGACGAGCGTGGCGGCCGATGACGTCGAGCCATGGCGCGTGGTGCGCGCCACGGCGCACCTCGCCCTCGCTGCACGCGGCAGCCGGCTCGCTGTCTACGATTTGCGCGAAGCGCTCGAGAAACTCGGCGCGCACACGCCGGTCGGCATGCTGTCTGCGTTGCAGCAGGTGGGCGACGCGTCGGTGCTCGACGAGGTGGCCGACGCGTGGCAGGCCACCGGCGACCCGTGGTTCCGCGATCAGCTCGTGGCGATCTTCCGCGCCGTTGTCGCGCGCGAACGCATCACGAAGCGTCACGCGATCGCGAAGAAGCTCGCCGCACGCCTTCCCGAGGCATCGGCCGCGTTGTGGGGATAG
- a CDS encoding OmpA family protein, whose amino-acid sequence MTRLFRVSLATAMGLAMAAPAGFAQTAATTPAQDPAASLVVTETRSAAPTFQGDTGLWFVPLGEVLPAGRWSGSIYYTNFDRQEGFTDIGFFPVTVGYGVGGRAELFAALSTVTRIDRDIRPVFTPGSAGGGPVNDYPLVKQGWSGTTFGDLYVGGKVNLMSQAKDAPLAMALKAMVKLPTGSSTKGTSSGQADFFVDYILSKEINERADLSGYVGFAARADAELTNQSNGLRYGVGLGLPTRSGLKLTAELFGERYFDDSLTSGGLTAFDGSVSDGTWPIRSPLDAAIGATWFSQKGFFVGGGAVYALAHDARSKLYSGASSEGSDRWGLQFRIGFHPGVATAFAAPPPPPPPPPPPVAQNGPPTVKARCNPCTVEVGKSSTITADASDPDGDPLTYSWSCPAGTIAQPANRETLWTAPMQEGPVPCTVTVTDGKGGSVSDTVTIQVVKPAIKDYTFEDVHFDFDRYTLRPEATRILDEAIKALVDNPELRIEVEGHTCNIGTAEYNLALGERRAYSVRDYLSSRNVGADRIRTVSYGEERPKHDNSREETRRLNRRAALTVRVTQ is encoded by the coding sequence ATGACACGCCTCTTCAGGGTAAGTCTCGCCACCGCGATGGGTCTGGCGATGGCTGCGCCTGCAGGGTTCGCGCAGACCGCGGCCACCACGCCCGCCCAGGATCCTGCCGCGAGCCTGGTGGTGACCGAAACCCGGTCGGCCGCCCCGACCTTCCAGGGTGACACCGGTCTGTGGTTCGTGCCGCTCGGCGAGGTCCTGCCGGCCGGCCGCTGGTCCGGCAGCATCTACTACACGAACTTCGACCGCCAGGAAGGCTTCACCGACATCGGCTTCTTCCCGGTCACCGTCGGGTACGGCGTCGGCGGTCGCGCGGAACTGTTCGCCGCGCTGTCCACGGTCACCCGCATCGACCGCGACATCCGGCCGGTCTTCACGCCCGGCAGTGCAGGCGGCGGTCCGGTGAACGACTACCCGCTGGTCAAGCAGGGCTGGTCGGGCACGACGTTCGGCGACCTCTACGTCGGCGGCAAGGTCAACCTGATGTCGCAGGCCAAGGACGCCCCGCTGGCCATGGCCCTCAAGGCGATGGTCAAGCTGCCCACGGGCTCGTCCACCAAGGGCACCAGCTCCGGCCAGGCCGACTTCTTCGTCGACTACATCCTGAGCAAGGAAATCAACGAGCGCGCCGACCTGTCGGGCTACGTCGGGTTCGCCGCACGCGCCGATGCCGAACTCACGAACCAGAGCAACGGCCTGCGGTACGGCGTGGGCCTCGGCCTGCCGACGCGCAGCGGGCTGAAGCTGACGGCCGAGCTCTTCGGCGAGCGCTACTTCGATGATTCGCTCACGTCGGGCGGCCTCACGGCCTTCGACGGCAGCGTCAGCGACGGCACGTGGCCCATCCGCAGCCCGCTCGACGCGGCCATCGGCGCCACCTGGTTCAGCCAGAAGGGCTTCTTCGTCGGTGGCGGCGCCGTGTACGCGCTCGCGCACGACGCGCGCTCCAAGCTCTACTCGGGCGCGTCGTCCGAGGGGTCGGATCGCTGGGGCCTGCAGTTCCGCATCGGCTTCCACCCTGGCGTCGCCACGGCGTTCGCGGCCCCGCCGCCCCCGCCGCCTCCGCCCCCCCCGCCGGTGGCGCAGAACGGCCCGCCGACGGTGAAGGCGCGCTGCAACCCGTGCACGGTCGAAGTCGGCAAGAGCTCGACGATCACGGCAGACGCGAGCGACCCGGATGGCGATCCGCTCACCTACTCGTGGTCGTGCCCGGCCGGCACCATCGCGCAGCCGGCCAACCGCGAAACGCTGTGGACCGCTCCGATGCAGGAAGGCCCCGTCCCCTGCACCGTCACGGTGACCGACGGCAAGGGTGGCTCGGTGAGCGACACGGTGACGATCCAGGTGGTCAAGCCCGCCATCAAGGACTACACGTTCGAAGACGTGCACTTCGACTTCGACCGCTACACGCTGCGGCCTGAAGCCACGCGCATCCTCGACGAGGCGATCAAGGCGCTGGTCGACAACCCCGAGCTCCGTATCGAGGTCGAAGGCCACACCTGCAACATCGGTACGGCCGAATACAACCTCGCGCTCGGCGAGCGCCGTGCGTACTCGGTGCGCGACTACCTCTCCTCCCGCAACGTGGGTGCCGACCGCATCCGCACGGTGAGCTACGGCGAGGAGCGGCCCAAGCACGACAACAGCCGCGAGGAGACGCGTCGCCTCAACCGCCGCGCCGCCCTCACGGTCCGCGTCACGCAGTAG
- the tatC gene encoding twin-arginine translocase subunit TatC: protein MSLSPVPAAPPPPRPTDGDEEEEEGGIGGKMSFLEHLDELRQRLIRALVGVLVGFVAAIAFIEQIFDFIMKPLAAILPAGGKLIYTEPTEAFMLYMKMAALAGLLLAMPYLMWQVWAFVAPGLYAHEKRFAIPFVMMSSIFFTLGCAFSHYVAFPAAWNFFGSFADDTVQFAPRIEPVFSLYVRMALGLGLVFEMPTLVMFLARVGLVTPKFLLKHTKYAILLIFVVAAIVTPGSDPLSLFLVAMPMIGLYGVSIGVAWLFKKRARTDP, encoded by the coding sequence ATGTCCCTGTCTCCCGTCCCCGCCGCCCCGCCCCCTCCCCGCCCGACAGACGGTGACGAGGAGGAAGAAGAGGGGGGTATCGGCGGGAAGATGTCGTTCCTCGAACACCTCGATGAACTGCGCCAGCGCCTGATCCGGGCGCTCGTCGGTGTCCTCGTCGGGTTCGTGGCCGCCATCGCCTTCATCGAGCAGATCTTCGACTTCATCATGAAGCCGCTGGCGGCGATCCTGCCGGCGGGTGGCAAGCTCATCTACACCGAGCCCACCGAAGCCTTCATGCTCTACATGAAGATGGCGGCCCTGGCGGGGCTGCTGCTCGCGATGCCCTATCTGATGTGGCAGGTCTGGGCGTTCGTGGCCCCGGGCCTGTACGCGCACGAGAAGCGCTTCGCGATCCCGTTCGTGATGATGTCGTCGATCTTCTTCACGCTCGGGTGCGCGTTCTCGCACTACGTGGCGTTCCCGGCGGCGTGGAACTTCTTTGGCAGCTTCGCCGACGACACAGTGCAGTTCGCGCCGCGCATCGAGCCGGTCTTCTCGCTCTACGTGCGCATGGCCCTCGGCCTCGGGCTCGTGTTCGAGATGCCCACGCTGGTGATGTTCCTGGCGCGCGTGGGGCTGGTGACGCCGAAGTTCCTGCTCAAGCACACCAAGTACGCCATCCTGCTCATCTTCGTCGTGGCCGCAATCGTCACGCCGGGGTCCGACCCGCTTTCACTGTTTCTTGTCGCCATGCCGATGATCGGGCTGTATGGCGTCAGTATTGGCGTCGCCTGGCTCTTCAAGAAGCGCGCGCGAACGGATCCGTAG
- a CDS encoding TatA/E family twin arginine-targeting protein translocase, translating into MFGPIGMPELVIIFVIALIVFGPRKLPELGKSLGKSLSEFKKASNELRNSLEEEIRVEEEKDRTPRPAPAVAAAPAVASTAVADTPPVEAAPAASDDPYTDDFYDRAQDETRGQVADTTPRGADV; encoded by the coding sequence ATGTTCGGTCCCATCGGCATGCCGGAGCTGGTCATCATCTTCGTCATCGCCCTGATCGTGTTCGGCCCGCGCAAGCTGCCCGAACTCGGCAAGTCTCTCGGCAAGTCCCTCTCGGAGTTCAAGAAGGCGTCCAACGAGCTGCGCAATTCCCTGGAAGAGGAAATCCGGGTCGAAGAAGAGAAGGACCGCACGCCGCGTCCGGCGCCCGCCGTGGCCGCGGCACCGGCAGTCGCCTCGACCGCCGTCGCGGACACGCCGCCGGTCGAGGCCGCCCCCGCCGCGAGTGATGATCCGTACACCGACGATTTCTACGATCGGGCGCAGGACGAAACGCGCGGGCAGGTGGCCGACACCACGCCGCGCGGCGCAGACGTGTAG